The sequence TCATATAAGAACAAAtatgctttattttcatttttctttcctgattggaattttctgtaagtcaggaaaATCTAATAAATGGAGTTCCATAAGTGAATTTTTTCTTATTACATTGTATTTCAAAAACATCAGGCAAATTATGTTTTCATGTCCTGCCTTCTGACATCTGTTGTAGGTATGCATCTCCTCCCAGCATTACTCTTAAGTCTTTTGGGCTTGGTTTCATCCCATGCCCAATATCCTGACATTTGCACTGCTAAACCCAAAGACATTCCTCTGAATCCCATGTGCATTTATCGAAAAGAAGTGGTAGAAATGGAGGAACAAACGGAGAAGGAGGCCTCTCCTCCAGAGAAGATCCCTGAGAATACCAATCCTAGAATCTGGGAACTCTCCAAGGCAAATTCCAGGTTTGCTATGGACTTTTTCAAAATTGTAGCTGACTCTAAGACCAATGCAGAGAACATCTTTATGTCACCTCTTAGCATCTCCCAGGCCTTCACCATGGCAAAGCTTGGGGCTTGTGATAACACCTTAAAACAGCTTATGGAGGTGAGTACATAAATGTTAGTGTCAGTCCTAAAGTTACAAAGTTCTTACACTGTAGGACTGCAAAATTTTCTTTCTAGACCTATTGAGAATATTGCCTCTTATGGAGGATAAACCCTAATTTGAGACCTTTGAAATTGGAGGCACACGAATACTTTTTGTATTGCCTGTTTAGACAGTGTAGAAGGGTgtatgtgctttatggcagctgcaatgtatGTCAGTTAATGGTCAGGAAAGTGTCAATAGACTAATACACTTGACAGAAGCATATAGCGTATAGCCGTCTCCCCCAGAGACCAAGGAGTAGATGGGGAGTTGCGTTACAGAGCCTTATCAGTGTGTATAGTGTTGCTGTCCAGTCTTATCTAGGCCTGCAGCAGTACCATAGAGCTGTAATCTGCCCTCAAATGATAAGATGACTCTGAAGGctctgtcccagtctacacagcaaaactgaaaagtgagctgcagaaaatcGGGAATATCCGCATATTGCATATGCCCCAGTGGCTAGTGAAAAAAATCCTGACTATTTCAagccatataaaaataatatacaaacaaaaaacaccaccaacatttaaaaaacatgtttataataaaaaccgaatgtgatttttttgttgttaattTTACTCCCTTCAATCATTTAGTTTCTAAAGATACTGCTTGACATCAACTGTTCTGCATATATACTGCATAAAATACATGGCTGAACTAAAAGGGATCtggattctgagggcccaccctccatcaaTACAGAACTTTGTTATAATTGCACGCATGAAACATATCatcaggtctaataggttatgtgTGAATCAACCCAAAAGAAAATAACCCTAGTGGCAAGAGATAGGCTGCAAATGGGgttgctggacctttaaggccaaTTATTGTGTGCCAGCCTggttccatcagaggtttctctggtaATATTGTGGAAAGTTGCTGTCAACCGGCCTCTCTTATTAAGCATaagctgatacatttatttcaggCTTATACTCCGTTATGGAAATAATAATGTTCATACCGTTACTTCCTAAAAAAAGGTTTTTCACTTTGATCAAGTTTCTGAAAAGGCCTCTGATCAAATCCATTTCTTCTTTGCCAAATTGAACTGTCGACTTTACCGGAAAGCTAACAAGTCATCAGAACTGGTATCAACCAATCGGCTTTTTGGAGAAAAGTCTTTGACCTTCAATGAGACATATCAAGATATCAGCGAAGCCGTTTATGGAGCTAAACTATGGCCTCTAAACTTCAAGGTGCGTAGAGTTACTATGCAAAATCAAAATGTCTCTCTCATAAATACAATTAAAAGCAATTGTgattattcaacttttttaaataacttttttaCTATATTTCATAAGACATAAAGATGTTTCAACACCATTGTCTTGAAAACCGCTCTGGGGTTTATCATTATTTCATAATTTTCTAATATTTAAAGAGGTttccccacaaaacacatgtatcccctatccacaaaaCAGAGGATACATGTGATCGCTGGAGGGTACGACAGCTGGAatccccagcgatgaggagaatgggggaccaaaGTCTTCCAAAGTGTaccatgagaatggagcgctggtgcgcatactcgaccagcgctccattcatagaACACTTCggcggactttcggtcccctgttctcctcatcgCAGGAGGTGCCAGCGGTCGCATTCCCTGCGATCACAGGGGGTAcatgcgatctacagggggtacatgtgttttgtgggaaaacccctctaatgaTTATTTTTTGGTGTTTTAGGAGAAGGCTGAAGATTCTCGTGAAATCATCAATAATTGGGTGGCCAATAAAACAGAGAAGAAAATCACTAATGTGATCCCTGAAGGTGCCATCACAGAAGATACCATCCTCGTACTGGTGAATGTCATCTACTTCAAGGTGCGAAATGACATAAAATGTTATTGTTATAACATTTTcgctgcatgcagcgctattcttcctgtcaaaactATGGAAACCAGATGCTATTATAAATCAATCGGGGGTTTGGCAGACGTTGGTGGTATCATTCATACAACGGATCTAGCAACCGCATCATGGAtgcgggacagtattcccgcagggaGACAggaacacctagcgtcatacatacctatgatgctaggagcccggctccctggactgtgtttggtctgggaaatgcggccaccATGCgatccatatatcacggaccgaacacggtcgtgtacatgaggtctTACACTGCTCAACCAATAAACCAGGGAATGTAACTGCTCCTGTGCAGTTGCCTTTCCATAGGTTCGGGTGCCTAGTGTGGGATTGAGGATACAAGTTCCGGTGCCGAGACCAGGACCATTGCGTTCCCATTCACTAGTCACAAGTGATGCATTATGTGCCACTGTACAGTTTAATTCCTAATAAGGCACTTTACAGAATCTGAAAGCACTTACAAACTTCtattttacaaattaaatttttgttgtgatgcataaaaaaataaattaaaaatatatatgccTTTTATTTGATGCTATTATTATTTCCAGGGCTTGTGGAAGTCAAAGTTTGACGCTATCAATACAGAAAAAGCAGAATTCCATGTCCCAGGCAGAGATGAGGCCTGTGATGTCCCAACTATGTATCAGGATGGCAAGTTCCGCTATGGTGCCTTTAAGGTTGATGAGGTCCAGGTTCTTGAATTGCCTTATAAAGGTGATGATATCTCAATGGTGTTGGTTCTGCCATCAGAAGGTACACCACTAGAAATAGTGGAGCAGGCACTGTCCTTGGAGAAATTCTCAAACTGGTTGAACAAAGCTCAAGAAGTCCAGTTATCCTTGCATCTTCCCCGCTTCAGGATTGATGACAATTTTAGTGTTAAAGAGAAGTTGGAGAAGTTGGGTCTGGTGGACCTGTTTGACCCACATGCTGCACGGCTCCCAGGTAACTTGTTTGTTGGTGTCCTTGTCACCCTCATGAACAATCTGATCAAAGCAGTTCATGTCTCTCCTACTGAATGAATATACTTCATAGGATTTTGGTCACTTAAGCCGCCGGTAGCTTCGATATGCAATGGGAtatgatt is a genomic window of Rhinoderma darwinii isolate aRhiDar2 chromosome 7, aRhiDar2.hap1, whole genome shotgun sequence containing:
- the SERPINC1 gene encoding antithrombin-III isoform X2, with product MHLLPALLLSLLGLVSSHAQYPDICTAKPKDIPLNPMCIYRKEVVEMEEQTEKEASPPEKIPENTNPRIWELSKANSRFAMDFFKIVADSKTNAENIFMSPLSISQAFTMAKLGACDNTLKQLMEVFHFDQVSEKASDQIHFFFAKLNCRLYRKANKSSELVSTNRLFGEKSLTFNETYQDISEAVYGAKLWPLNFKEKAEDSREIINNWVANKTEKKITNVIPEGAITEDTILVLVNVIYFKGLWKSKFDAINTEKAEFHVPGRDEACDVPTMYQDGKFRYGAFKVDEVQVLELPYKGDDISMVLVLPSEGTPLEIVEQALSLEKFSNWLNKAQEVQLSLHLPRFRIDDNFSVKEKLEKLGLVDLFDPHAARLPGIVSSGRSDLYVSDAFHKAFLEVNEEGSEAAAASAVLVAGRSFSPKRITFRANRPFLVFIREVAINAIVFMGRVSNPGCN
- the SERPINC1 gene encoding antithrombin-III isoform X1; this translates as MSCLLTSVVGMHLLPALLLSLLGLVSSHAQYPDICTAKPKDIPLNPMCIYRKEVVEMEEQTEKEASPPEKIPENTNPRIWELSKANSRFAMDFFKIVADSKTNAENIFMSPLSISQAFTMAKLGACDNTLKQLMEVFHFDQVSEKASDQIHFFFAKLNCRLYRKANKSSELVSTNRLFGEKSLTFNETYQDISEAVYGAKLWPLNFKEKAEDSREIINNWVANKTEKKITNVIPEGAITEDTILVLVNVIYFKGLWKSKFDAINTEKAEFHVPGRDEACDVPTMYQDGKFRYGAFKVDEVQVLELPYKGDDISMVLVLPSEGTPLEIVEQALSLEKFSNWLNKAQEVQLSLHLPRFRIDDNFSVKEKLEKLGLVDLFDPHAARLPGIVSSGRSDLYVSDAFHKAFLEVNEEGSEAAAASAVLVAGRSFSPKRITFRANRPFLVFIREVAINAIVFMGRVSNPGCN